CGAGCATATTGACGACATACGGGACGATATCGACCAGGCCCTGGTCAAAACGGCAAAAAGTATATAAGCTGTATTGCTGCTGTATATTAAGATATAGATCATAAAAATCAGTACTAAAGGCAACGTCAACATCGCCATGCATCAGGAAATTCCAGCAACCGAATCCGCTCCTCTTATAGTGGAAAAACAATTTTTCACCTTTGCCGAACCGCCGGAATCTCTGGTTCTGGAAAGCGGTGCGAAACTGGGACCGGTCACCATCGCCTATGAAACCTACGGCACATTGTCACCCGCCGCGGACAATGCCATCCTGGTGACTCACGCCTTTTCCGGTGATTCACATGCTGCAGGGTATTATATAGAGGACAGCGAGCGGAAAAAACCGGGCTGGTGGGATGCGGTGGTCGGACCCGGAAAAGGAATAGATACCAATAAATATTTTGTGATCTGCTCCAATATTCTCGGCAGTTGCCTGGGATCGACCGGGCCCGCTTCGATCAAACCGGAAACGGGCAAACCCTATGGTCTTGACTTTCCCATGGTGACCATTGGTGACATGGTCAAGGCACAAAAACAGCTGATCGATCATCTTGGCATAACCCGGCTGCTTTGTGTGATCGGCGGTTCGGTCGGTGGCATGCAGGTTCTCGAATGGTGTATCCGCTATCCGTATATGGTACGCTCGGCTATCCCAATTGCTTCAACCATGCAGCATTCCGCCATGGCCATTGCTTTCAATGAAGTGGCCAGGCAGGCTATAATGGCGGATCCACACTGGAACATGGGCAATTATTATGACGGCACCCCGCCACGCATGGGCCTGGCTGTTGCCCGTATGGTTGGTCATGTCACCTATCTTTCGGACGAGGCCATGCGCCGTAAGTTCGGCAGGAGGCTACAGGATAAAAATGATTTTTCCTATGAATTCGGTGTTGATTTCGAGGTGGAGAGCTATCTGCGCTACCAGGGATCAAAATTCGTCAAGCGCTTTGACGCAAACTCCCTGCTTTATATAACCAAAGCCGCCGACTATTTTGACCTGACCAACGGTTCAACGGGAAAATCTGCCCGTAATTTCTCCCGAAGCAAAGCCAAATATCTTGTAATATCTTACACATCTGACTGGCTTTACCCAACCTACCAATCCAGAGAACTGGTGCAGGCCCTGAAGCGGGCCGGCCGGGATGTGAGCTTTTGCGAGATCAAGGCAGACGCCGGTCACGATGCCTTTTTGATTCCCGATATTCGCCTGCAGAACATTTTAAGAGGATTTCTTGATGGTATCGCCGGAAACGGATAAAATGCGTTATGATCTGCAGATCATCGGTTCCTGGATTGAAGACGGCTGCAAAGTTCTCGATTTGGGATGCGGCAACGGAGACTTGCTGGCCTGGCTAACTACAAATAAAGGTGTGCGGGGGACTGGCATCGAATATGACCAGAACAAGGCGGCACAATGCATTGCCAGGGGGCTGACGATTTTACAAGGAGATTTCAACGAAGAAGTTGAGGACTACCCCGACGGATCATTCGACTATGTTATTCTGAGCCAGACTTTGCAGCAGGTCTACGAGCCGGCACGGCTGCTTCATTCCCTGGCAAGAATCGGAAAAAAAGTTGTGGTCAGCTTTCCCAACTTCAGCCATCTCTCCATCCGGCTGCAGCTTCTCCTCAAAGGCGTAGCCCCAAAAAACGAGCAATTGCCCTATTCGTGGTATGACACACCAAATATCAGAGTCATTACCCTGAAGGATTTCCGTAAATTCGCCCGCGATGTCGGTTACCGTATCGTCAAAGAGGTGGCTATCAATACGCATCACCATG
This window of the Desulfopila inferna genome carries:
- the metX gene encoding homoserine O-acetyltransferase MetX, which gives rise to MHQEIPATESAPLIVEKQFFTFAEPPESLVLESGAKLGPVTIAYETYGTLSPAADNAILVTHAFSGDSHAAGYYIEDSERKKPGWWDAVVGPGKGIDTNKYFVICSNILGSCLGSTGPASIKPETGKPYGLDFPMVTIGDMVKAQKQLIDHLGITRLLCVIGGSVGGMQVLEWCIRYPYMVRSAIPIASTMQHSAMAIAFNEVARQAIMADPHWNMGNYYDGTPPRMGLAVARMVGHVTYLSDEAMRRKFGRRLQDKNDFSYEFGVDFEVESYLRYQGSKFVKRFDANSLLYITKAADYFDLTNGSTGKSARNFSRSKAKYLVISYTSDWLYPTYQSRELVQALKRAGRDVSFCEIKADAGHDAFLIPDIRLQNILRGFLDGIAGNG
- the metW gene encoding methionine biosynthesis protein MetW — encoded protein: MRYDLQIIGSWIEDGCKVLDLGCGNGDLLAWLTTNKGVRGTGIEYDQNKAAQCIARGLTILQGDFNEEVEDYPDGSFDYVILSQTLQQVYEPARLLHSLARIGKKVVVSFPNFSHLSIRLQLLLKGVAPKNEQLPYSWYDTPNIRVITLKDFRKFARDVGYRIVKEVAINTHHHDLTGKRVHYFTNLRATYGIFTIEKNTGKP